In Fulvia fulva chromosome 8, complete sequence, the DNA window AAGTCGAGAGAATTGCCAGCAGAGGACATTGCGGCAGCCGAAGCGGCGAGCAACGAGCATGGGAAGCCTCAGAAGCGTAACAAGTTTCTCTCAGCATTTGCAAAGGACCATCCAGACGAACAGAATGTCATGCGGACGGAGACGGACGAATCGAAGAAGAGGCGACCCAAGCTTACGTTCATGAGCCAGGTCAGGGCCGTGTTTGGATCGTGGATCAACATACTGCTCGTGGCTGTGCCTGTCGGTATTGCGCTGGAATACTCGGGAGTGAACAAGGTCGTGGTCTTCGTCGTCAACTTCATCGCTATCATTCCCCTCGCAGCTGTGCTGTCGTACAGTACTGAGGAACTGGCCATGTACATCGGAGAAGTCCTGGGAGGCCTACTTAACGCCACATTCGGGAACGCCGtcgagctgatcgttagtaTCATTGCGCTCACGCAAGGCAAGGTTCTAATCGTGCAAACGTCCCTGATTGGCAGCATGCTGTCCAACTTGCTTCTGGTTCTGGGCATGTGCTTCTTCCTTGGAGGTGTCAACCGCACGGAACAGCACTTCAACATCACGGTGGCGCAGACCGCAGCCTCGCTCCTGGCTCTCGCGATCGGCAGTCTGATCATCCCAACGGCATTCCGAATCTTCGCAGATGACGACTCCGGTGTCACGCCTAGTTCTCGCGGCACTGCTGTCATGCTTCTGGCCGTGTATGCCTGCTACCTCATCTTCCAGCTGCGCACGCACGTCGACATGTACAACGAGCCTAGCCAGAAGACACCAAAGAAGCCCCGCGGCAAGAAGGAGGATGGAGAAGCCCTCAAGGGTATTGCCATGATCGGTGCGGCCAGCGGTGCAGCAACGGCTGGTGGACGAGTGAACCAAGAGAATCTGGTGCAAGAAGCTCCCGAAGAAGAGGAGATGCCGGCGCTGACCAAACTCGGCGCCGTCATCACCCTCGCCATCTCGACTGTGTTCATCGCGCTGTGCGCCGAGTACATGGTCTCGTCCATCAACGCGGTCGCCGACTCGGTCTCGCAAGAGTTCATCGGTTTGATCTTGCTACCGATCGTCGGCAATGCTGCTGAGCATGCTACTGCTGTTACGGTTGCCATCAAGGACAAGATGGATCTCTCCATCGGTGTTGCTGTTGGCTCGTCGCTGCAGATTGCGTTGCTTGTGCTTCCCGTCATGGTCTTGCTTAGCTGGTTTGGCGTGGGTAAGCCTGAGGTGCTGAACCTTGACTTCGATGGATTCTTGGTTGTGATTTTGGTGCTGTCGATCTGGCTGGTTAACTACCTGATCAGTGATGGCAAATCACATTGGTTGGAGGGGGTTATGTTGATGATCACGCAAGTCCTTCCCTCATTGTGCCGGGTGATGCAACTGCTAACATATGACATAGATATTTGATCATTGCCACGACTGCGTGGTTTTACCCAGCGAAGGGCGAGGTTGCTGGTTGAGCGTTCTCTGCGATGTTTCCTTTGTGAACAATATATCATCAGTCATGATGACGATTCCCCGAGCTGTATCGTGCTCATGGCATTTCGCAGCTATGCTGTACCTGCGTAGAAGATCCTAGCGAATGCAAACCTTCTCATCTGGTCCCCAGGACAGAAACATCGCGATGAAGGTAACAGAGCTGATTGAACGTTCAAGGCCGATACTTCTCGGTCAAGAAGATTCACAAGCTGAATGCATTTTGCTGCTCTCTTATCAAGCCTTTAGAGATATCCCGCGATCTGTCTGAGCTCACCAGACGACGAACGTCAGCGCCTGCGGAACGGGACTGATTCACGCGGAGCAGCCCGTCTAATACAGGCGGGCAGGTAGCTGCGTGGTGCAGCACCTACTTACTGACTGACGTTTCCACCGCAGATGGTTCCGCAATCTACTTCAGATCAGCTTGCATTCACCCTCCCGCGACCCTACACATCTCGACATCGTCCTCACTTCTCTCGCGCTGGCCCCACTTAATTCAGCGGACATTTCCCGTAAGTGGCATCAGCACACAGCTCTTCCACGCTCACTCCGCCTTTACAAACGAAGGAAACAGTCACGCGCGCACACATGTCGCTCATATAACGGCTACATAAGACTGCTTGTGCTTCTTCTGAAGCCTCACCAACTCTTTCTACGACATCAATCAACTTCCACGTCAACAACTCTTTCCAATCTTACCGACCACCAGCAGACACCACTTCTACCTACAACAAGCACTTCCATACCAACCACACCGCTTCCTGCACTTCCTACACCTTACCGGCAGTTGCAAAACCCCCAAGACCGACGAGAAATCTACTTCCCGTACCAGGTTCCTCACCATGGACGGCGAAGGCCCACCGCAGCCGTCCATCGAGGGTGTGCAAGGCGAGCACGATATCGTCACAGGCCAGGCTGACGCGCCGCACGCCTCAGAGCAAGCGCCAGAGATTACTAGCCTCGAAGACTCTGCAGCACCGCGGACGCAGCCGCCAGTTGACGAGACCGCAATTGACAGCACGTTCCAGCCCGATGAGGAGATGAATTATGCGCTTCACAGCAGCATAGGTTTCGATGAACCCTCCAACGCACCGATCAGCAGCCCAGAACCCACTCCACTGGTGAAGAGCGCTTCAGATGGCGCGCCGCGTGCCCTTGATTTTGGCAATTCGGTGCTAAGGAAGCCGCCATCAAAGGACCAAGCGGCCGCCAGGCAGCGTGAGATGCTTGAGAAGTTCaaggagaagaaggcacgTGATTCTTCAGATGAGCTCATGGACGCCTTCGACCGTCTTGATGACTTCGAGAGCCTGCGTGATGCGCCACCTGCGGACCGCCGCAAGCGCGATCGCGAAGAGGACGCCTTCAAGAAGCTACGGCAGACTTTTGAGCGCAAGAAGCGAGCAGGCACCCTCTCCATTGAAGAAGAAATCGAGTACATGAAGATCGAATCACGTGAAAGAGCCCGTCAACTCAAAGCCAAGGCTGATGAAGAGTATGAGCGCGACCCAACTCCAGCATTGGACGACCAGTCTGAGGCACTGTTCGTGAACTCCGACGAACGTGAGGACGATGCACGCGCAATCTTCAGCGATAATGAGGGTGAAGAGGAGCCAGCTGCCAAACGCACTCGCAAGAAGGGCAAGCGCGTGGCTGAATCCGACCTCGAGAGCGAAGTCTCGCGCCAGCCAGAGACCCGTCCGCGCAAGAAGGCCAAGACCACAGGCGGAGCCAAGAAACCTCGCAAAACTGCTGGTCACGAATACACCGAGGACGATCTCGACCGCATCATGACAGAAAGCCAGCTTAGCCAGCGACCAAGCTCTTCAAAGAAGGGCGCCGGTGCTCGAAATGGTGCCGGTGCTCGGGGTGGTGCCAGTGCTCAAGGcggcaagggcaaggcgcCCGCAAAGAGAAAGGGTGGCCCACAGATGACCAACATCGGCAGTATCTTGGGCACAGATGTCTTCGAAGATGTCGCGCAGACTGCTGACCTCAGGAACCAACCCACCTTTGGTGGCACTACGAGACGAGGTGATGCCTTGAAACAAATGCTTGCAAGCCTGCCGGAGGAAGACCTGCAAGAGAGCCGTAGCGACAAGAAAGCTCTCGATCAAGCCATCAAGGAGTTCACCGGGCGCCCCGTTACACCCGCTCCGGATGGCAACTGGAATGTCAAGGGCATGAAGACATCTCTGAAGCATTATCAGGTGCTTGGTGTTGGTTTTATGCGCAAGCGCGAGAACGACCCACTCGAGCCGCGTGGAGGCATCCTGGCAGACCAGATGGGCTTGGGCAAGACCATCTCTATGCTGGCAAACATCGTCAATGGCAAACAGCCGTCAAAAGCTCCTATCAGGGCGACACTCATCATTGCGGCACCGGCACTGGTCACTCAGTGGTACCAGGAGATC includes these proteins:
- a CDS encoding Vacuolar calcium ion transporter; this translates as MHKIKAQARRSAWFNSEGEKTYNPFQRYNPPLRTGVSNDEESGLRQINTHDAITWTEDKRRSQYNAENAPWRGVEKSGTFPPGPAGRLPSGERGDYSSTEKSKSEDIATDNSTTYGEKSRELPAEDIAAAEAASNEHGKPQKRNKFLSAFAKDHPDEQNVMRTETDESKKRRPKLTFMSQVRAVFGSWINILLVAVPVGIALEYSGVNKVVVFVVNFIAIIPLAAVLSYSTEELAMYIGEVLGGLLNATFGNAVELIVSIIALTQGKVLIVQTSLIGSMLSNLLLVLGMCFFLGGVNRTEQHFNITVAQTAASLLALAIGSLIIPTAFRIFADDDSGVTPSSRGTAVMLLAVYACYLIFQLRTHVDMYNEPSQKTPKKPRGKKEDGEALKGIAMIGAASGAATAGGRVNQENLVQEAPEEEEMPALTKLGAVITLAISTVFIALCAEYMVSSINAVADSVSQEFIGLILLPIVGNAAEHATAVTVAIKDKMDLSIGVAVGSSLQIALLVLPVMVLLSWFGVGKPEVLNLDFDGFLVVILVLSIWLVNYLISDGKSHWLEGVMLMITYLIIATTAWFYPAKGEVAG